The DNA region TCTCCGTGGAGCTGGAGCGGCGGCTCGGCAAGGAGGCCCGCCCGGTGATCCTCGGCCACGTGCAGCGCGGCGGCACCCCCACCGCGTACGACCGGGTCCTGGCGACCCGCTTCGGCTGGCACGCGGTCGAGGCGGCGCACCGCGGCGACTTCGGCAAGCTGACGGCGCTGCGCGGCACGGACATCGAGCTGGTCCCGCTGGCGCAGGCCGTGGAGACCCTGAAGACGGTCCCGGCCGACCGCTACGCCGAGGCCGAGAACGTGCTCTGACTCCCTCCCGGCGCGGGGTCCGCGCGCCACGAACCGCCCCCGGTCGCGATCGCGGCCGGGGGCGGTTCTAGTCTGGTCCGGACATCAAGCGCGACAACAGCGCGAATCGGGCGCCAGGAGTAGATAGATGGATCACAGCGGGCACGGCATGCCCATGGATCTGCCGCCGTTCACGCTGGGGCGGGGCCTGGAGTTCTCTCCCGACCTGTTCTTCCTGATCAGCTGTGTCGCCGGTCTCGGCCTCTACGGCTGGGGCGTGGCGCGGCTGCGGAGGCGCGGGGACGCCTGGCCGGTGAGCCGGACGGTGTTCTTCACGGTGGGCGTGCTGACCATCGCGCTGGTGATGTGCACCAAGCTGAACGACTACGGCATGGTCATGTTCAGCGTGCACATGGTGCAGCACATGGTGATCTCCATGCTGTCGCCGATCCTGCTGCTGCTCGGCGCGCCGGTGACGCTGGCGCTGCGGGCGCTGCCGGTGGCCGGCCGCGGGTCCACCGGCCCGCGCGAACTGCTGCTCAAGCTGCTGCACAGCCGCTACATGCGGATCGTCACGCACCCGGCGTTCACCATCTCGATGTTCATCGCGAGCCTCTACGCGCTGTACTTCTCGCCGCTCTTCGACTTCCTGATGGGCTCGAAGGCGGGTCACGTCGGGATGATGGTCCACTTCCTCGCCGTGGGCCTGGTCTTCTTCTGGCCGATCATGGGCGTGGACCCGGGCCCGCACCGGCCGGGCTATGTGATGCGGATGCTGGAGCTGTTCGCCGGCATGCCGTTCCACGCCTTCTTCGGCATCGCGATGATGATGGCCTCGGAGCCGCTGGTGAAGGTGTACACGAACCCGCCGGTCTCGCTCGGCATCGACGCCCTCGACGACCAGCACGCGGCCGGCGGCATCGCCTGGGCGTTCAGCGAGATCCCCTCGGTCCTGGTGCTGATCGCGCTCGTCTACCAGTGGTACCACTCCGAGCAGCGGCAGGCGGTCCGCAAGGACCGGGCCGCGGACCGGGACGGCGACAAGGAGCTGGAGGCGTACAACGCGTATCTGGCCTCGCTCCAGGCGCGCGGGCAGTGACCGCCCGGCGGCAGTTCCGTACACGCGGTAGTTCCGGACACAGCGTGCGACGGGCGCACGACAGCGCGTCCGAGGTCTGGCGCACGCCCCTCCTCCGGGGTCACGATGGGCGGGAGGTGGAGGAGGGCGGAGCGATGATGTCCGGTCCCACGAAGACGATGGGTGTGATCACCTTCGCCGCCCTGGTGCTGATCACCACCTACACGGTGGCGCTCGGCAGCAGCGGCTGGCTCTGGTTCGGCTGGGTGGTGCTCGGCGTGGCCACCATCGGGATGGCCGCCGCGGACGCCGGCGAGCCGCACGCCCGGCCCGTACCGCCCGGCCGTCCGAAACCGCACGCCTGAGGCCCCGGAACACTCCTGAGGCTCACCGCGTCCCTGTGAGCAGCACCCACACCTGGCCCGGCGCGAAGTTCAGCGGCGCGCCCGCCGGGGTGGTGAAGGCCGTGCCCCGGTCCGCGTCCGGCCGGCTCCAGCGGGCCGGGTACGCCCGCCCGTCGCGCAGCACCTCCGCCGTACCGGAACCGGTGGTCACGCTGTACGGGGAGACTGCGCCCAGGAAGTCGTGGAAGCGCGAGGACCGCACGGTGATGTGCTGCACCACGACGGTGGCCGGGGCGAGCGGCCCGTCCGGACGCCCGTCCATGGCGACGTGCCAGGCCTTCGCGGCGGGCGCCCAGGTGAAGGTGTAGCGGACGGCGGGGAAGCGCACGGTGCGGCTGTTGACCGGTTCGCCGCCCTGCGGGGCGGCACCGAAGCGGAAGCCGATGTCCTTGGCGTGGGTGGCGTTCGGTGCGGCGGCCAGCGCGCGGGCGGGCCGCAGGTACAGGTTGTGCGGGGCGCTGCGGGCGGGATCGCGCAGGAAGGCGCCGGGGGTGGTGCCCTCGGAGACCAGGTGCAGCGGCGCGGCCTTCAGCAGCGGGGTGAGGGCGCTCTGGGCGCCCGAGTAGGCGAGGACCGGGCTGCCGAACTGGCGCAGCAGGGCGAGGTCGGACTCGCGGGCGCTGCGGACCGGGCCGACGAGCTCCGGGGTCCGCGACGAATAGACGGCCATGAGGCGGGTCTGGCCGGACTCGACCTGCTCGACGTAGACGAGGTCGGCGCCGGTGAGCCCGGTGTGCGGGCGGGCCGCGGGCACGTTGTCGATCTTCACCGCGAGCACGGGCCCGGACCGGGCGGGCAGCCCGGTGAGCGGTGAGGTGCCGGCGGGCGGGGTGGTGGGCGCGGGGGTGGGCGTCGGGGTCGGGCGGGGCTCCGACGGGCCCGAGCCGGAGCAGCCGTACAGACCGGCGGCCGTCACGGCGCACAGCACGGCGGCGGTGGCGGCGGCGCCGGGACGCCTGTGCCCGCGCGCGCCTGTCATGGATCCCGCTCCTCCCCACCAGTGGACCACGCGGGCGGCCTTGGTTACAAAGGCAGGAAAAGGGGGTCTTGGATGTTCTACTACGTGCTGAAGCACGCGCTGCTCGGGCCGCTGCTCAAGCTGCTCTTCCGGCCGCGGGTGGAGGGTCTGGAGCACGTCCCGGAGGAGGGTGCGGCGATCGTCGCCGGGAACCATCTGTCCTTCTCGGACCACTTCCTGATGCCGGTGGTGCTGAGCCGCCGGATCACCTTCCTGGCGAAACAGGAGTACTTCACGGGGCCGGGTCTGAAGGGCCGGCTGACGGCCGCGTTCTTCCGCAGCGCGGGCCAGATCCCGGTGGACCGCTCGGGCCGGGAGGCCGGCCGGGCGGCGATCCGCGAGGGCCTCGGCGTGCTCGCGAAGGACGAGCTGCTCGGCATCTACCCGGAGGGCACCCGCTCGCACGACGGGCGCCTGTACAAGGGCAAGGTGGGGGTCGCGGTGATGGCCCTGACGGCCGGGGTGAAGGTGGTGCCGTGCGCGATGGTCGGCACCTTCGAGATCCAGCCGCCGGGCCGGGTGCTGCCGCGGATCCGCCGGGTCACCATCCGCTTCGGCGAGCCGCTGGACTTCTCCCGCTACGCGGGCCTCGCCGGCGAGAAGGCCGCGGTCCGCGCGGTCACCGACGAGATCATGTACGCGATCATGCGGCTGTCCGGGCAGGAGTACGTGGACGAGTACGCGGCGAAGGTCAAGGCGGCCGGGAGCTCCTGACGGCCCCGGCCTCACGGGCGGTTGCCGCCCGGGAGGTTCCCGGGCGGGAAGTTCCCGATCGGCGCACGCTGTCGGCGGATCCGCGCACGGCGAAAGCGGCTGGGCGGGTCCGCCGGCGGGCCGTAGCGTCCCCCGCATGACCAAGGGAAACGCGTTCGTGCTGGGAGCGACGGGACAGATCGGACGGGCGGCCGTGCGTGCGCTCGTCGCGGACGGATGGGAGGTGACCGCCGGCTCGCGCCGGGGCGTGCGGGACGAGAAGTGGCCGGACGAGGTCCGGACGGTGCGGGTGGACCGCGGTGAGGAGGGAGCGCTCGCGGCGGCGCTCGGCGCCGGAACGGACGTCCTGGTGGACGTCGTGGCCTTCGACGCCGCGCACGGGCGGCAGCTGACGGGCCTGGCGGACCGGATCGGTTCCGCGGTGGTGATCTCCAGCGGCGCGGTCTACGAGGACGAGCAGGGGCGGAACTTCGACACGCAGGACGAGCCGGACGGCTTCCCGCGGTACCCGGTGCCGATCCCGGAGACCTGGCGGACGGTCGCGCCGGGCGACTCCTCGTACGGCACCCGGAAGGTGGCCCTGGAGCGGGAGCTGCTCGGGGCGGGCGGGAAACTGCCGACGACGGTGCTCAGGGCGGCGGCCGTGCACGGCCCGTACAGCCCGGGTCCGCGCGAACTGTGGTTCGTGAAGCGGGCGTTGGACGGGCGACCGGTGCGGATCCTGGCCGAGGGCGGCCGGTCCGTGTTCCATCCGGCGCACGTCGACAACCTGGCCGAGCTGATCCGGCTCGCCGCGTCGAAGCCGGGCACACGGGTGCTCAACGGGGCGGACCCGGAGGCGCCGACGGTCGCCGAGATCGGTGCGGCGATCGACGCGGCGATGGGGGTGACCAGCGAGACGATCCCGTTCGACGGGCCGCCCGGGAAGGACTGGGTCGGCTGCACGCCGTGGACCGCTCCGCACTCGGTGGTCCTCGACATGGCGGCGGCGGAGCGGGAGTTGGGCTACCGGCCGGTGGTGGCGACGTACGCGGAGTCGCTGCCCGGCACGATCGAGTTCCTGGCCGCGACGGTCGCGGAGCAGGACTGGCGGGAGGCCTTCCCCGGCCTGGTGAAGTACGGGATCGACTTCTTCGACTACGCGGCCGAGGACGCCTGGCTGGCCGCCCGGCGCTGACGGCGGATTCGACGGCGAAGGGGTCGGTCGCCGGACGGCGACCGACCCCTTCGCTTCGTCAGGGTGTTACGGCTTCGGCGTGGCGTGCGGCTCGCACGTCACGTCGCGGCTGTCGACCTTGCCGGTCAGCAGGTACGTCTCGACCCGCGGGTTGATGCAGGCGTTCACCAGGTTGGTGACGCCGTGCGAGCCGGCGTTCTTCTCGGTGATGAGGCGCGAGCCCTTGAAGCGCTTGTGCAGCTCGACGGCGCCGGCGTACGGGGTGGCGGCGTCACGCTCGGACTGGACGATGAGCACCGGCGGCAGGCCCTTGCCCGTCTTCACCTCGGTCGGCCGCTGGCGCGGCGCGGACCAGGTGGCGCAGGGCAGGTTCATCCAGGCGTTGGCCCAGGTCATGAACGGGTACTGCTCGTGCAGGCGGGAGTTGTCCCGGTCCCACTTCTTCCAGCTGGTCGGCCAGGGCGCGTCGGCGCACTCGACGGCCGTGTAGACCGCGTTGCCGTTCTCCGAGGAGATGTTGCCCGCGGTGTCGGTGGGGTCCGAGGCGGCCGAGTCGATCAGCGGCTGCGGGTCGCCCGCGGCGTAGGCGCTCCAGGCCTCCGCGACCGGGACCCACATGGAGTCGTAGTACGGGGCGTTCTGGAAGAAGCCGATGAGCTCGGCCGGGCCGACCTTGCCGCCGAGCGGCTCCTTCTTGGCGGCGGCGCGCAGGGTCACCCACTGCTGCTGCACCTCGGCGTAGGTCTTGCCGAGGTGGAAGGCGTCGTCGTGCTGGGCGACCCAGGTCATCCAGTCCTTGAGGCGGCCCTCGAAGGCGATGTCCTGGTTCAGGTTGGCCCCGTACCAGATCTCCTTCTTCGACGGGTCCACCACGCTGTCCACGATCATGCGGCGCACGTGGTCCGGGTACAGGGTGCCGTAGACGGCGCCGAGGTAGGTGCCGTAGGAGACGCCGATGAAGTTGAGCTTCTTCTCGCCGAGCGCGGCGCGGATGACGTCCAGGTCACGGGCGGTGTTCCGGGTCGTCATGTAGGGCAGCATGTCGCCGCTCTTCTCGGCGCAGCCCTTGGCGTACTCGGCGGCCAGCTTGCGCTGGGCGAGCTTGTCGGCCTCGCTGTCCGGGACCGGGTCGGCCTTGGGGCCCTTGACGAACTCGGCCGGGTCGACGCAGGAGATGGGCGCCGAGTGGCCGACGCCGCGCGGGTCGAAGCCGACGAAGTCGTAGGCCTTGGCGGTGTTCACCCAGAGCGGGGCCTTGGTCGTGACCCGGCGCGGGAAGCGCAGTCCGGAGCCGCCGGGGCCGCCCGGGTTGTAGAGCAGGGCGCCCTGCTTCTCCTGGGGCGTGCCGGTGGCGCGGGTGCGGTCGACGGCGAGCTTGATCTGCTTGCCGTTGGGCTTGGTGTAGTCGACCGGGACGGTGACCCAGCCGCACTGGATGGGCTTCTCCAGGCCCCAGTCGGCGGGGCAGTCCTGCCAGTCGATGCCGGCCTTCGCCGCGCGGGCGGCGGCCACGGCAGCGCCGCGGGCCTCGTCGTCGCCGCCGTGGCGGCTCTGCGCGCTGGCCGCCGGAGCGGCGAGCGCGGTCGCCATCAGCGTGCCCGCTATGAGAGTGCCGGCCGAGCCGAGCACTGCACTACGTCGCAAGTGGTTCCTCCCCCTCAATAGGCGCCGCCCCCTTGACAGCGCCGTGTGGGTCGTCCGGGGGATCCTCGCGTCAACGGGGCCTCGGGTTAAAGGGCGTACACGTGTTCTTTGCCGAACCGATAAGCGGTGACCGGTGTCCCGCTCAGAGGTGAACCCCCGAACTGGGTTCGCAATCTGGCTCAGAACGGGACGAGTACGCGCAGAGCCTCGTCGAGGACCCGGCGCAGGGCCAGGGCGTCCGGGGCGACGGCGGTGACGAGCGCGGCGGGGCCGGCCAGCGGGGCGAGCACCGCGTGCTCGCCGAGCAGCCGGGTGCCGACCGGCTTGTCGGCGAACTCCGGGTCGACGACGAGGAGTTGTCCGGTGGCGCGGTGTCCGGCGAGGACGGCGGGGCCGTCCCAGCCGGCCGGGGCGCCGGGCCCGCAGCCGAGTTCCTGGTCGAACAGCGGGCGTCCGGCGCGCCGGACGGAGAGCCGGGTCGCGAGGGTGCCGGGTTCCTCCTGGTGCCGGCCGAGGATCTGTTCCTCGCGGAGGATGAGCCGGGCGGTGGGGTCGAGGTCGACCGTGGTGCGCATCCGCAGCACGGAGCCGGTGGCGCACACCAACTGTTCGGGCAGCCAGCGCAGTTCGGCACCGGCGCCGACGGTGAGCCCGATCTCGTACGAGGCGGGGGCGCCGGTCCGGCCGGGCAGGGCGACGGTCGCGGCGGCGGAGTCGACGAGCAGCCGCGCCCCGTCCCGTACCTCCGCGTCCAGGCGGAGCCGGTCGCCGCCCAGCGGGGCGCTCATCGCGCCGACGACGGTGACCCGGGTGTACGGGCCGGACGGGCCGTGCGGGCCGGTGGCGCGGGTGCGGCGGAGGGCGAGCGGTCCGTCGCTCTCCAGGACGGGCAGGGAGCCGTCGGCGGCGGCGGCGATCCGCGCGCTCGCGGTCAGGGCCGTACGGTCGTTCACGCGGTCCACGCGGCGAGCCGCTCGCGGACCCAGTCGGCGACGGGCGCGACGCCCTGCTCGGAGCGGAGCGAGGTGAAGGCGACGGGCAGTTCGCCGCGCTGTTCCTTGGCGTCGCGGGCCATCCGCTCCAGGTCGGAGCCGACGTACGGGGCGAGGTCGGTCTTGTTGATCACGAGCAGGTCGGCGGTGGTGACGCCGGGGCCGCCCTTGCGCGGGATGTCGTCGCCGCCGGCCACGTCGATGACGAAGATCTGGGCGTCGACGAGGCCCTTGGAGAAGGTGGCGGTGAGGTTGTCGCCGCCGGACTCGACGAGGACGAGGTCGAGCGGGCCGACGCTGTCCTCCAGGTCCTCGACGGCTTCGAGGTTGGCGGAGATGTCGTCGCGGATGGCGGTGTGCGGGCAGGCGCCGGTCTCGACGGCGGTGATCCGCTCGGGCGGCAGGACGGCCTCGCGGAGCAGGAACTCGGCGTCCTCGCGGGTGTAGATGTCGTTGGTGACGACGGCGAGGGAGAGGGTGTCGCGCAGGGCCCGGCAGAGGGCGGCGACGGTGGCGGTCTTGCCGGAGCCGACGGGGCCGCCGAGGCCGATGCGCAGGGCGCGGCGGGTGCCGTCGGGCCGGTGGGCGTCGGCGGAGACGGCGGTGCCGTGGTCGTGGGAGTGGTCGAGGTGCATGGTGGTGGACTCCGGGGTTCTCAGGAGGCGAAGAGGCGGACGGGCCAGGCCGCGTGCTGTTCGGCGGTGAGGTCGAGCAGCGGTGCGGACGCGGCGGGCAGCGCGTCCGGGCCTTCGGTGAGTGCGAGGTGGGCGGCCTGGGCGGCGCGGGCCGCCACCCGGTCGAGCTCCGGGGCGAGCCGGGCGAGCACGGCGGTGGCCTGGAAGGGGTCGAGGCCGAGCAGCCGCACCACCGCGGTCGCGGGGCCGCCGACCGTCTCGTACGCGACGCAGTGC from Streptomyces fradiae includes:
- a CDS encoding cytochrome c oxidase assembly protein, with product MDHSGHGMPMDLPPFTLGRGLEFSPDLFFLISCVAGLGLYGWGVARLRRRGDAWPVSRTVFFTVGVLTIALVMCTKLNDYGMVMFSVHMVQHMVISMLSPILLLLGAPVTLALRALPVAGRGSTGPRELLLKLLHSRYMRIVTHPAFTISMFIASLYALYFSPLFDFLMGSKAGHVGMMVHFLAVGLVFFWPIMGVDPGPHRPGYVMRMLELFAGMPFHAFFGIAMMMASEPLVKVYTNPPVSLGIDALDDQHAAGGIAWAFSEIPSVLVLIALVYQWYHSEQRQAVRKDRAADRDGDKELEAYNAYLASLQARGQ
- a CDS encoding DUF3048 domain-containing protein; this encodes MTGARGHRRPGAAATAAVLCAVTAAGLYGCSGSGPSEPRPTPTPTPAPTTPPAGTSPLTGLPARSGPVLAVKIDNVPAARPHTGLTGADLVYVEQVESGQTRLMAVYSSRTPELVGPVRSARESDLALLRQFGSPVLAYSGAQSALTPLLKAAPLHLVSEGTTPGAFLRDPARSAPHNLYLRPARALAAAPNATHAKDIGFRFGAAPQGGEPVNSRTVRFPAVRYTFTWAPAAKAWHVAMDGRPDGPLAPATVVVQHITVRSSRFHDFLGAVSPYSVTTGSGTAEVLRDGRAYPARWSRPDADRGTAFTTPAGAPLNFAPGQVWVLLTGTR
- a CDS encoding lysophospholipid acyltransferase family protein, which translates into the protein MFYYVLKHALLGPLLKLLFRPRVEGLEHVPEEGAAIVAGNHLSFSDHFLMPVVLSRRITFLAKQEYFTGPGLKGRLTAAFFRSAGQIPVDRSGREAGRAAIREGLGVLAKDELLGIYPEGTRSHDGRLYKGKVGVAVMALTAGVKVVPCAMVGTFEIQPPGRVLPRIRRVTIRFGEPLDFSRYAGLAGEKAAVRAVTDEIMYAIMRLSGQEYVDEYAAKVKAAGSS
- a CDS encoding NAD-dependent epimerase/dehydratase family protein → MTKGNAFVLGATGQIGRAAVRALVADGWEVTAGSRRGVRDEKWPDEVRTVRVDRGEEGALAAALGAGTDVLVDVVAFDAAHGRQLTGLADRIGSAVVISSGAVYEDEQGRNFDTQDEPDGFPRYPVPIPETWRTVAPGDSSYGTRKVALERELLGAGGKLPTTVLRAAAVHGPYSPGPRELWFVKRALDGRPVRILAEGGRSVFHPAHVDNLAELIRLAASKPGTRVLNGADPEAPTVAEIGAAIDAAMGVTSETIPFDGPPGKDWVGCTPWTAPHSVVLDMAAAERELGYRPVVATYAESLPGTIEFLAATVAEQDWREAFPGLVKYGIDFFDYAAEDAWLAARR
- a CDS encoding alpha/beta hydrolase: MRRSAVLGSAGTLIAGTLMATALAAPAASAQSRHGGDDEARGAAVAAARAAKAGIDWQDCPADWGLEKPIQCGWVTVPVDYTKPNGKQIKLAVDRTRATGTPQEKQGALLYNPGGPGGSGLRFPRRVTTKAPLWVNTAKAYDFVGFDPRGVGHSAPISCVDPAEFVKGPKADPVPDSEADKLAQRKLAAEYAKGCAEKSGDMLPYMTTRNTARDLDVIRAALGEKKLNFIGVSYGTYLGAVYGTLYPDHVRRMIVDSVVDPSKKEIWYGANLNQDIAFEGRLKDWMTWVAQHDDAFHLGKTYAEVQQQWVTLRAAAKKEPLGGKVGPAELIGFFQNAPYYDSMWVPVAEAWSAYAAGDPQPLIDSAASDPTDTAGNISSENGNAVYTAVECADAPWPTSWKKWDRDNSRLHEQYPFMTWANAWMNLPCATWSAPRQRPTEVKTGKGLPPVLIVQSERDAATPYAGAVELHKRFKGSRLITEKNAGSHGVTNLVNACINPRVETYLLTGKVDSRDVTCEPHATPKP
- a CDS encoding urease accessory protein UreD, whose amino-acid sequence is MDRVNDRTALTASARIAAAADGSLPVLESDGPLALRRTRATGPHGPSGPYTRVTVVGAMSAPLGGDRLRLDAEVRDGARLLVDSAAATVALPGRTGAPASYEIGLTVGAGAELRWLPEQLVCATGSVLRMRTTVDLDPTARLILREEQILGRHQEEPGTLATRLSVRRAGRPLFDQELGCGPGAPAGWDGPAVLAGHRATGQLLVVDPEFADKPVGTRLLGEHAVLAPLAGPAALVTAVAPDALALRRVLDEALRVLVPF
- the ureG gene encoding urease accessory protein UreG, with product MHLDHSHDHGTAVSADAHRPDGTRRALRIGLGGPVGSGKTATVAALCRALRDTLSLAVVTNDIYTREDAEFLLREAVLPPERITAVETGACPHTAIRDDISANLEAVEDLEDSVGPLDLVLVESGGDNLTATFSKGLVDAQIFVIDVAGGDDIPRKGGPGVTTADLLVINKTDLAPYVGSDLERMARDAKEQRGELPVAFTSLRSEQGVAPVADWVRERLAAWTA